One window of the Candidatus Eremiobacteraceae bacterium genome contains the following:
- a CDS encoding beta-propeller fold lactonase family protein gives MRQTYLVVRTLSVLGIATTLAACSGFGYSGITPRVAIPDVQTRLEQSAAGPHVLHAHVYVANVGSNNISAYTINATSGALTKVAGSPFGAGTAPLSVAVDPKGTFAYVANDSSNNVSAYTINATSGKLTPVAGSPFAAGLLPSGVAVDPNGKYAYVTNSADNGGGNSVWGYTINASSGALTPVSGSPWGTDQEPYAVAIDPKGKFVFVPNFISGDVSAYIINAATGGLFFVAGSPFKSGGDPTAVAVEPKNKFVYVANFGSNNVSAYSLNATSGKLTPVAGSPFGAGSNPYGVAITSTRKFAYVANYGSNNVSAYSLNATSGKLTPVAGSPFGAGSQPIGVAVDSTGKFVYVANHGSANISAYRINATSGKLTPVVGSPFAAGTSPYGLAVTLPQ, from the coding sequence ATGCGGCAGACATACCTCGTCGTTCGAACGTTGTCGGTGCTGGGAATCGCGACGACCCTCGCCGCCTGTTCGGGTTTCGGATATTCCGGGATAACGCCACGCGTGGCGATCCCCGATGTGCAAACGCGCCTGGAGCAAAGCGCTGCCGGCCCCCATGTTTTGCACGCTCACGTCTATGTTGCCAACGTTGGTTCCAACAATATCTCCGCCTACACTATCAACGCGACAAGCGGTGCGCTGACCAAAGTGGCGGGGTCGCCATTTGGTGCGGGCACCGCCCCCCTTAGTGTGGCGGTCGATCCTAAGGGCACGTTCGCTTACGTGGCCAACGATAGTTCCAACAATGTTTCCGCCTATACCATCAACGCGACCAGCGGTAAGCTCACGCCGGTGGCGGGATCGCCGTTTGCGGCCGGCCTCTTACCTTCTGGCGTGGCAGTCGATCCCAACGGGAAGTACGCCTATGTGACCAACAGTGCCGACAACGGCGGCGGAAACAGCGTTTGGGGCTATACCATCAACGCGTCTAGCGGCGCGCTGACACCGGTATCGGGTTCGCCGTGGGGTACGGACCAAGAGCCTTATGCTGTGGCGATCGATCCTAAGGGCAAGTTCGTTTTTGTTCCCAACTTTATCTCCGGCGATGTTTCCGCCTACATCATCAACGCGGCCACCGGCGGGCTGTTTTTCGTGGCAGGGTCGCCGTTCAAATCGGGCGGCGATCCCACCGCCGTGGCAGTCGAGCCTAAGAACAAATTTGTCTATGTGGCGAACTTCGGATCCAATAATGTCTCCGCCTATTCTCTCAACGCGACCAGCGGTAAGCTAACGCCCGTGGCTGGCTCGCCGTTTGGGGCGGGCAGCAATCCCTACGGCGTGGCAATCACTTCTACGCGCAAATTCGCCTATGTGGCAAACTACGGTTCCAACAATGTTTCCGCCTACTCTCTCAACGCGACCAGCGGTAAGCTCACGCCGGTGGCGGGGTCCCCGTTCGGGGCTGGCAGCCAGCCCATTGGCGTGGCAGTCGATAGTACGGGCAAGTTCGTCTACGTGGCCAATCATGGCTCCGCCAACATTTCCGCTTACCGCATCAACGCGACCAGCGGTAAACTAACGCCGGTGGTCGGGTCACCGTTTGCAGCGGGCACCAGTCCGTATGGCCTAGCCGTGACGCTCCCGCAATGA